From Actinomycetota bacterium:
ACAGGCTGGAGCGGTAGCGGACCAGCACCTCGGTGACCCACCGCTCGTCGCACTCGGCGACGTGGGTGAGCAGCGGCGGGTCCTCCACGAACCGCCGGCCCTCACCCTGCGGCTCGGTCAGCCGGGGCATCGCGTTCAGGCTGGTGTGGTGCTCGGCCTTGGCCAGGCGGGCGGCCACCAGCTGCCGGCGCCGCCCCTTGGCCATGGCCACGATCGCGGCCGCGTCGACCCGCGAGTACCAGACGTCCAGCAGCCGCATGCCGGCGTAGCGGGCCATCTGCTCGCGGTAGGTGCGGACCGTGGCCAGGGCCGCCTCCCGGCCGAGTCTGGCGTCGAACCCGACCGTCCGGGCGGCGACCACGAAGCTGGTCGCCAGCCGCTTGACGTCCCACTCCCAGGGGCCGGGGAGCGTCTCGTCGAAGTCGTTGAGGCCGAACGACAGGTTCCGCTCCGGGGTGGCGAACAGCCCGAAGTTGAGCAGGTGGGCGTCCCCGCAGGCCTGCACGGTGATGCCGGTGACGGGGGTGGTGGCCAGGTCGCGGGCCATCACCGCGGGGGCGCCCCGGTAGAACGCGAACGGCGACGCCCGCATGCGGGCGTCGCGGATCGGGACCAGGTCGGGCAGGCGCCGGCGGTTGGTCTCCTCCAGCACCGCCAGCGGCGACGGCCGCCCGCGCGGGTCCCAGGCCGCGTGGCTGGAGCGCGGCACCACCTTGCGCAGGGCGCGGCCGGTGGCCGCTCGAGCTTGCGCCATCCGCCGTATCCCCCAATACCGCCGTCCGGCTGCGGGACCAGTATCCGCCATGCCATGCTCGACGACGAGGTCGAGGCCGGAGGTCGCGCATGGATCTTGCCACGGGCCTGGAGACGCTGCTGGTGGCGGCCGTGGTGGCCGCGATCGCCCCCGTGCTGGTGGCCTGGCTGCCCGGGCCCCGCATTCCCCAGGTGGTGGTGCTGCTGGCCGGCGGGGTGCTGGTCGGCCCGCAGGTGCTCGGCTGGGCCGACCGGCCCGCCATCGACCTGCTGGCCAACGTCGGGCTCGGCTTCCTGTTCCTGCTGGCCGGCTACGAGCTCGATCTCGCGCTGTTCCGGGTGCGCCCGGGGCGCCTGGCCATGGTGGCCTGGCTGGTGACGGTGGCGTTGGCCGCCGCCACGGTGGGCCTCCTGGAAGCGGCCGGGCTGGTTCGCGCCTTCGTCCCGGTCGCGCTCGGGCTGACCACCACCGCCCTGGGGACGCTGCTGCCCATCCTGCGCGACAACGACATGCTCGGTGGCCGCTTCGGCCGCTACCTGATTGCCGCCGGGGCGGTGGGGGAGCTGTTCCCGATCTTCGCCGTCGCCCTGTTCCTCGGGGCCAGCAACAAGTTCGTGGCCCTGGTGTCGCTGCTCGCGGTGGGCGTCCTGGCCGTGATCCTGAGCCAGGCCCCCCGGCTGATCCGGGGCAGGCGGCTGGAACGGATCATCCAGGAGGGCGAGGGCTCCACCGCCCAGACGACCATCCGCTGGACCGTCGTGCTGTTGCTGCTCCTGCTGGTCGTGGCCGAGGAGTTCGGCCTCG
This genomic window contains:
- a CDS encoding cation:proton antiporter encodes the protein MDLATGLETLLVAAVVAAIAPVLVAWLPGPRIPQVVVLLAGGVLVGPQVLGWADRPAIDLLANVGLGFLFLLAGYELDLALFRVRPGRLAMVAWLVTVALAAATVGLLEAAGLVRAFVPVALGLTTTALGTLLPILRDNDMLGGRFGRYLIAAGAVGELFPIFAVALFLGASNKFVALVSLLAVGVLAVILSQAPRLIRGRRLERIIQEGEGSTAQTTIRWTVVLLLLLLVVAEEFGLDVVLGAFLAGIVLRRWTPGDAHALEAKLDAIGYGFFIPLFFVASGMGLDIRSIAEAPLRLLAFFVLLLVVRGVPALFLYRRDLPAVQRVELMFLTATALPLLVALAEIGLRNGTMLRENAAALVGAGALSVLVFPMVAVAIERRRRAGEGPAADAPAGAPHAE
- a CDS encoding DUF2252 domain-containing protein; the protein is MAQARAATGRALRKVVPRSSHAAWDPRGRPSPLAVLEETNRRRLPDLVPIRDARMRASPFAFYRGAPAVMARDLATTPVTGITVQACGDAHLLNFGLFATPERNLSFGLNDFDETLPGPWEWDVKRLATSFVVAARTVGFDARLGREAALATVRTYREQMARYAGMRLLDVWYSRVDAAAIVAMAKGRRRQLVAARLAKAEHHTSLNAMPRLTEPQGEGRRFVEDPPLLTHVAECDERWVTEVLVRYRSSLSDERRGLLERFRPVDAARKVVGVGSVGTRCYVVLLLGERHDDPLLLQVKQATASVLEPYAGRSRYRHPGHRVVNGQRLLQTASDIFLGWTGDDVADYYIRQLWDMKGGIHLETLDPADLVPYGRLCGWVLARAHARSGDPAAIAGYLGSGDAFDQAVASFAEAYADQTEADHAAFSAARDSSSGDGGRGGGTNQRKGAEG